The following proteins come from a genomic window of Rickettsiales bacterium:
- a CDS encoding Rne/Rng family ribonuclease, with the protein MSRKMLVDAVHPEETRVVITDNKSSILEFDFTTAAKPQIKGNVYLAKVTRVEPSLQAAFVEYGGGKQGFLPFSEIHPNYYQIPTSDRERLIQEEEDEAAKDIADDEDDLAETEELEEDQVTNTLAAKADAEASVSSEVVTDGEVKADAEEKPKPRRRGRRKKSEIEADEKAKAEAQAATEAKPEDKATDKEAKAEGSAEEAKAEGAEGEGDDKTRRRRRRGGRNRGGRNNNNNRRNNKSDGEDGAEVEVLSGEDEIERPRRKRDYTRRYKIQEVIKRNQVLLVQVIKEERGNKGVSLTSFLSLAGRYCVLMPNSPRGGGVSRKINSGEDRKRLKKILSDMALPTGMSVIIRTAGAGHTRAEIKRDFEYLVKLWNQIREDTLVSSAPARVYEESNIVQRCIRDSYSSDIDDIIVDGEAIFKETKAFMKMLIPSHAPKVKLHKGEMPLFHEEGIDNQLSSMTEPEVRLRSGGSIVMNPTEALISIDVNSGRSTRERNVEETALKTNLEAAREVARQLRLRDLAGLIVIDFIDMNEGKNRRAVERAMKEALRPDRAKIQVARISTFGLMEMSRQRMRPSIAETIDRSCPHCQGTGTIRSEAALGIQIIRALEKEVSSGDFDRFRVSITASEALYILNNMRAELDKIENGYTCSVELVIDGTLHEGDFRIEKFRRKGSEKSNDRRPARSDDGEERPARSRRRGGRGRNRQDRDENKSNVETKTETDNTKENSDETVTEASEAAPSEAKTEEKPKRGRRGRKKVETEAKAEAEAETKVSDTVAPEVKPEAVAVEAEKPKRRGRPRKKVEATEETSEPKLVKPQEPPAVEVKVEEKPKAPKRSGWWQKIVE; encoded by the coding sequence ATGTCACGCAAAATGCTGGTCGATGCGGTCCACCCGGAGGAAACCCGTGTCGTTATAACCGACAATAAATCCTCTATTTTAGAATTTGATTTTACCACCGCGGCTAAGCCGCAAATAAAAGGAAATGTATATTTAGCGAAAGTGACGCGCGTCGAGCCGTCGCTTCAAGCTGCCTTTGTCGAATATGGCGGTGGTAAGCAAGGCTTCCTACCTTTTTCGGAAATTCATCCTAACTATTACCAAATCCCTACTTCGGATCGTGAAAGACTGATCCAAGAAGAGGAAGATGAAGCGGCAAAAGATATCGCCGACGATGAAGATGATTTAGCAGAGACTGAGGAACTTGAAGAAGATCAAGTGACCAACACGCTCGCGGCAAAAGCAGATGCGGAAGCAAGTGTAAGCAGCGAAGTCGTCACAGACGGTGAAGTCAAAGCGGATGCGGAAGAGAAACCAAAACCTCGCCGTCGCGGCCGCCGCAAGAAATCTGAAATCGAAGCCGACGAAAAAGCGAAAGCTGAAGCGCAAGCCGCTACCGAAGCTAAACCTGAAGACAAAGCGACTGATAAGGAAGCTAAAGCTGAAGGCTCTGCCGAAGAAGCTAAGGCTGAAGGCGCTGAAGGTGAAGGCGATGATAAAACTCGTCGCCGTCGCCGTCGTGGTGGCCGCAATCGTGGTGGTCGCAACAATAACAACAACCGCCGCAACAATAAAAGCGACGGTGAAGATGGCGCTGAAGTTGAAGTCCTTAGCGGGGAAGACGAAATTGAACGTCCTCGCCGCAAACGTGACTATACTCGTCGCTACAAAATCCAAGAAGTGATCAAACGCAACCAAGTTCTCTTGGTTCAAGTGATCAAAGAAGAGCGCGGCAATAAAGGCGTTTCTCTGACTTCATTCCTATCACTCGCTGGCCGTTATTGCGTATTGATGCCAAACAGCCCTCGCGGTGGTGGTGTCTCACGCAAAATCAACAGTGGTGAAGATCGTAAGCGTTTAAAGAAAATTCTCTCGGATATGGCGTTACCTACAGGCATGAGTGTTATCATTCGTACTGCTGGTGCTGGCCATACACGTGCTGAAATTAAACGTGACTTTGAATATCTCGTCAAACTCTGGAACCAGATACGCGAGGATACATTAGTCTCCAGCGCCCCTGCCCGTGTGTATGAGGAAAGCAATATCGTTCAGCGCTGCATTCGTGATAGCTACAGTAGCGACATTGATGATATTATCGTCGATGGCGAAGCTATTTTCAAGGAAACGAAAGCTTTCATGAAAATGCTAATCCCAAGCCATGCACCCAAAGTGAAACTGCATAAAGGTGAGATGCCACTCTTCCATGAAGAAGGCATTGATAACCAGCTTTCATCTATGACAGAGCCTGAAGTACGTTTACGTTCGGGTGGTTCGATTGTGATGAACCCAACAGAAGCACTGATCTCGATCGATGTGAACTCAGGCCGTTCAACGCGTGAGCGTAATGTTGAAGAAACCGCGCTTAAAACAAACTTGGAAGCTGCTCGCGAAGTAGCGCGTCAATTACGTTTGCGTGATTTGGCAGGCCTGATCGTGATTGATTTCATCGATATGAATGAAGGCAAGAATCGTCGCGCCGTTGAACGTGCGATGAAAGAAGCGTTACGCCCTGATCGTGCGAAGATTCAAGTGGCACGTATTAGTACGTTTGGCTTGATGGAAATGTCACGCCAACGGATGCGCCCGTCCATTGCTGAAACGATCGATCGCAGCTGTCCGCATTGCCAAGGCACAGGCACAATCCGTTCGGAAGCCGCGCTCGGCATTCAAATTATCCGCGCGTTGGAAAAAGAAGTCAGCAGTGGAGATTTTGATCGCTTCCGCGTTTCAATCACCGCATCTGAGGCACTCTATATCCTCAATAACATGCGCGCTGAATTGGATAAGATCGAAAACGGTTATACCTGTTCGGTAGAACTCGTCATTGATGGCACCTTGCATGAAGGTGACTTCCGTATCGAAAAATTCCGTCGCAAAGGCAGCGAAAAGTCAAATGATCGCCGCCCGGCTCGTTCCGATGATGGTGAAGAGCGCCCTGCTCGCAGCCGCCGCCGTGGTGGCCGTGGTCGCAATCGCCAAGATAGAGATGAGAACAAGTCAAACGTCGAAACAAAAACGGAAACCGATAATACTAAAGAGAACTCGGATGAAACCGTGACAGAAGCTTCTGAGGCTGCTCCTTCGGAAGCAAAAACCGAAGAGAAGCCGAAACGCGGACGCCGTGGTCGTAAGAAGGTCGAAACTGAAGCGAAAGCTGAAGCTGAAGCTGAGACTAAAGTTTCTGATACAGTTGCACCTGAAGTAAAACCTGAAGCGGTTGCTGTAGAAGCAGAGAAGCCGAAACGCCGTGGACGCCCTCGCAAGAAAGTTGAAGCGACAGAAGAAACTTCTGAACCTAAATTGGTAAAACCGCAAGAGCCTCCTGCTGTGGAAGTAAAAGTCGAAGAAAAGCCGAAAGCGCCAAAACGCTCGGGCTGGTGGCAAAAGATTGTCGAATAG
- a CDS encoding M48 family metalloprotease: MRAFFHSLSLLLLGVLIAQPAYALSLIRDAETEALLRDYSDPIFEAAGLEPSSVNIFIVNDPTLNAFVAGGANMFIHTGLIMASKEPETLIGVIAHETGHIAGGHLARGTEALKDAQLSTILSYVLGAAAGLAGGGEAAAGILSAGQHVTQRNILSFTRVNEQAADQAALSYLDKTNISPEGMLSLMEKLRSREQLYRTKLDPYALTHPLSKERIAHVRGHLLKQNKKAPKLDAETMERHARVLGKLKGFLNDPEILLQATANEKTSDKLTRIVAAHRLSKTEDALKGIDELLVKEPKNPYFLELKAQILSETGRHSESRPYIQKALSLKPDSGLLRTDYARVLMSQKNADFTLAAKELSRASQQDHTNALTWQLLGQAEAEIGHNGKAALAYAEAALLRSDGELARRYATEALDKLPKTSPAMLRAQDAREEAIRLQREKKEKAS; this comes from the coding sequence GTGAGAGCCTTTTTTCATTCTCTATCCCTTTTATTGCTCGGCGTGCTGATTGCACAGCCAGCCTATGCCCTATCGCTCATTCGCGATGCGGAAACAGAAGCACTCCTTCGCGATTATTCTGACCCTATTTTTGAAGCCGCAGGGTTAGAACCTTCCAGCGTTAATATCTTTATCGTCAATGACCCCACGTTGAACGCCTTTGTCGCAGGCGGTGCTAATATGTTCATCCATACGGGACTGATTATGGCGTCCAAAGAACCCGAAACGCTAATCGGCGTGATCGCACATGAAACCGGACATATCGCTGGCGGGCATTTAGCACGTGGCACCGAAGCGCTCAAAGACGCACAGCTCAGCACGATCTTAAGCTATGTGCTCGGCGCTGCGGCTGGCCTTGCCGGCGGCGGTGAAGCAGCGGCAGGCATCCTTTCAGCCGGACAGCATGTCACGCAACGTAACATCCTCTCCTTCACCCGCGTGAATGAGCAAGCAGCAGATCAAGCGGCGCTATCGTATCTCGATAAGACCAACATCTCGCCTGAAGGCATGCTGTCACTGATGGAAAAGCTTCGCTCCCGCGAACAGCTCTATCGCACCAAATTAGATCCCTATGCGCTGACCCACCCGCTTTCCAAAGAACGTATCGCCCATGTACGCGGGCATTTGCTCAAACAAAATAAAAAAGCCCCTAAGTTAGATGCCGAAACAATGGAACGTCATGCCAGAGTGCTCGGCAAACTTAAAGGATTCCTCAATGATCCAGAGATATTATTGCAGGCAACGGCAAATGAGAAGACCTCTGACAAGCTGACCCGCATCGTCGCTGCACACCGGCTCTCTAAAACAGAAGACGCCCTCAAAGGAATCGACGAATTGCTCGTAAAAGAGCCTAAGAATCCTTATTTCCTAGAACTAAAAGCGCAGATATTATCGGAAACTGGGCGCCATAGCGAATCGCGGCCTTACATCCAAAAGGCACTCAGCCTAAAGCCAGATAGCGGCCTACTTCGCACCGACTATGCGCGTGTTTTAATGTCACAAAAGAACGCTGACTTTACACTGGCTGCCAAAGAGCTAAGCCGCGCGAGTCAACAGGACCACACGAACGCACTCACGTGGCAATTACTCGGACAAGCCGAAGCGGAAATCGGCCATAACGGCAAAGCCGCCCTCGCCTACGCTGAAGCAGCACTCCTGCGTAGCGATGGAGAGTTGGCGCGCCGATATGCCACCGAAGCGCTCGATAAGCTCCCCAAAACATCGCCCGCTATGTTGCGCGCACAAGACGCTCGCGAAGAAGCCATCCGCTTACAAAGAGAAAAGAAAGAAAAGGCTTCGTAA
- a CDS encoding DsbA family protein, with the protein MSDVSKLVVTGLACLAIGAVAGNYLPSAGTGVSTGVSEEISSDRVKAIVADYISNNPEQIVAALQGMQAKAAAKQQAQTAGALKDFLPAIMNADNSPTAGTGKSGIVIAEFFDYRCGYCKRMANTVQQLLEKHPDIKVVFKEFPILSEGSRKAAMASLAINYLKPKRYMDYHMMLMKHNGEYDQAALNDYAGQVQVDIAAFEKEMNGARVAKEIQAVADVAGKTGIQGTPALVLDGELIPGAIPFADVDARITALKAKMKK; encoded by the coding sequence ATGAGCGACGTAAGTAAATTAGTAGTAACAGGCCTAGCCTGCTTAGCCATTGGTGCAGTAGCAGGAAATTACCTCCCTAGCGCCGGCACTGGCGTTAGCACAGGCGTAAGTGAAGAGATTAGCTCCGATAGGGTGAAAGCCATCGTTGCGGATTATATTTCTAATAACCCAGAACAAATCGTGGCAGCTCTGCAAGGCATGCAAGCGAAAGCCGCCGCTAAACAACAAGCCCAAACTGCCGGCGCGTTGAAAGATTTTCTTCCAGCCATCATGAATGCGGATAACTCGCCTACAGCTGGAACAGGCAAAAGTGGCATCGTGATTGCGGAGTTCTTTGACTATCGTTGTGGTTATTGCAAACGTATGGCTAACACCGTTCAGCAATTGCTCGAAAAGCATCCGGACATTAAAGTCGTGTTTAAAGAATTTCCAATTTTATCTGAAGGCTCGCGCAAAGCGGCGATGGCTTCTTTGGCGATTAACTACCTAAAGCCTAAACGTTATATGGATTACCACATGATGCTTATGAAGCATAATGGCGAGTATGACCAAGCGGCATTGAATGATTATGCCGGTCAGGTGCAGGTTGATATTGCCGCATTTGAAAAAGAAATGAACGGCGCGCGCGTGGCCAAAGAGATTCAAGCCGTCGCGGATGTTGCAGGTAAAACTGGTATTCAAGGCACTCCGGCGCTTGTCCTTGATGGCGAGCTCATTCCTGGCGCGATCCCATTCGCAGATGTAGACGCCCGTATCACAGCGCTGAAAGCGAAGATGAAGAAATAG
- a CDS encoding squalene/phytoene synthase family protein, with protein MQANIQHCRKLLREKDYPRYLLSLSLPPKQRERLWVLGAFNVEISRAAETTEIATGAIRLKWWMEALEQPRKHPVVEAIHAMEFDIAPLLAALEAREADIETGYHFADMKVLDAYATATGGFWLPLAETDEQKKWLTQLGQVWVLQGLLWATGYQLNESYSTIPEEVFAAHGIDPLAAEEDITPQLCHIIQTLARRVEETLKRIDVPKDAPLARAIPFLYGRASKMQQTPELALAINPSESRLKMVWKMMFAKQL; from the coding sequence ATGCAAGCCAATATTCAACATTGCCGAAAACTACTGCGCGAAAAAGATTACCCGCGTTATTTGCTGAGTCTTTCCTTGCCGCCGAAGCAGCGCGAGAGGCTGTGGGTATTGGGCGCGTTCAATGTGGAAATTTCCCGCGCCGCAGAAACCACAGAAATAGCCACCGGCGCGATCCGTCTAAAATGGTGGATGGAGGCGTTGGAGCAGCCACGTAAACATCCCGTCGTTGAGGCGATTCATGCAATGGAGTTTGATATCGCACCGTTACTGGCCGCGTTAGAGGCGCGTGAGGCGGATATTGAAACAGGCTATCACTTTGCCGATATGAAGGTGCTGGATGCTTATGCCACTGCGACTGGTGGTTTTTGGTTGCCTTTGGCGGAAACGGATGAGCAAAAGAAATGGCTCACGCAATTAGGCCAAGTCTGGGTATTGCAAGGGCTGCTCTGGGCGACGGGCTATCAGCTGAATGAAAGCTATAGCACCATTCCTGAAGAAGTCTTCGCCGCACATGGTATCGACCCACTCGCCGCTGAGGAAGATATCACGCCGCAGCTTTGTCATATTATCCAAACCCTAGCACGCCGAGTCGAAGAAACGCTCAAACGCATCGATGTGCCAAAAGATGCCCCGCTTGCCCGCGCGATTCCCTTTCTCTATGGGCGTGCCAGTAAGATGCAGCAAACACCCGAATTAGCGCTCGCCATCAATCCCTCCGAATCACGCTTGAAAATGGTGTGGAAAATGATGTTCGCCAAGCAATTGTAA
- a CDS encoding FAD-dependent oxidoreductase translates to MLNIGLHESRYAREFSQMLGLSTSKFKPRRVHVVGAGLSGLACAVRLQSKGVPVTLYEASNQAGGRCRSYDDKKLGRILDNGNHLILRGNRAAWNYIKQLSTFHEFYGVTQDYIFHDAANRKQWYVRPPFVHDAWQGLHLLAASKDKTVAQCFNTQSQFYREFVEPLCIAALNTHPKYASAQILRNVWLRMLMPGNADYLQIYSDFNRALIEPALRQIDKVELMQRLRMIEIENGRVSALQFTEFRKTIAADARVVLALPPEATAALIPSLNIPPLETNSIINGHFLYDTDKLAPRLLGTVNSPLHWVFLKDGIISTTTSHAETSAFYNKENIAHLLWQEVGKCYSALKDKPMPPHRIVTEKRATIAATPKNLAQRPKAESGLANLTLAGDWLDSPLPACIENAITSGNRAARWCLKQKAQ, encoded by the coding sequence ATGTTGAATATTGGCTTGCATGAGAGCCGTTATGCGCGAGAATTTAGCCAAATGCTAGGTTTATCGACATCCAAATTCAAACCACGCCGCGTGCATGTGGTGGGCGCTGGATTATCGGGCTTGGCTTGTGCTGTGCGATTACAGAGCAAGGGCGTGCCTGTCACGCTTTACGAGGCGAGCAACCAAGCTGGCGGGCGGTGTCGCTCTTACGACGATAAGAAACTGGGACGCATATTGGATAATGGCAACCACCTTATCCTGCGCGGCAACCGCGCGGCATGGAACTATATTAAACAGCTCAGCACCTTCCACGAGTTTTACGGGGTGACGCAAGATTATATCTTCCACGATGCGGCAAACCGTAAGCAATGGTATGTGCGCCCCCCCTTTGTGCATGACGCATGGCAGGGCCTACACTTGCTTGCAGCCTCGAAAGATAAAACCGTCGCGCAATGCTTTAACACGCAAAGTCAGTTTTACCGCGAGTTTGTAGAACCGCTTTGTATTGCCGCGCTGAATACTCATCCTAAATATGCCTCCGCACAGATATTGCGCAATGTGTGGCTGCGTATGCTGATGCCGGGTAATGCCGATTACTTACAAATATACAGCGATTTTAATAGGGCACTGATTGAACCGGCTTTGCGACAGATTGATAAAGTGGAGCTGATGCAACGCCTACGCATGATCGAAATCGAAAACGGACGTGTCAGCGCTTTGCAATTTACCGAATTTCGCAAAACTATCGCGGCGGATGCGCGGGTGGTGCTGGCACTACCGCCCGAAGCGACGGCGGCTCTGATACCGTCGCTCAATATTCCTCCACTGGAAACGAACAGCATTATTAATGGCCACTTCCTTTATGATACGGATAAGCTGGCACCTCGGTTACTCGGCACGGTCAATAGCCCGCTGCATTGGGTTTTCCTTAAAGACGGTATTATCTCTACCACGACTAGCCATGCCGAAACTTCTGCATTCTATAATAAAGAGAATATCGCACATCTTTTATGGCAGGAAGTGGGTAAATGTTATTCCGCGCTCAAAGATAAACCGATGCCGCCACACCGCATCGTCACAGAAAAACGCGCAACGATTGCTGCCACACCGAAGAACCTCGCACAGCGGCCAAAAGCTGAGAGCGGATTAGCAAATCTAACGCTCGCGGGCGATTGGCTCGATTCGCCGCTACCGGCTTGCATCGAGAATGCGATTACCAGCGGTAACAGAGCCGCACGCTGGTGCTTGAAGCAAAAGGCACAATAG
- the cysS gene encoding cysteine--tRNA ligase — translation MTLTLQNTLTRTREKFTPLNKDRVTLYACGPTVYDRPHLGNARAVVVYDILFRILRLIYGESDVVYARNITDVDDKIITAANARGISINELTTEVTAAFHHDIGALNCIAPTHEPRATDYIAQMITMIETLIANEAAYVSEGHVLFSVESGADYGKLSGRKLEDLVAGARVEVASYKRHPGDFVLWKPATDEGSSFDSPWGKGRPGWHIECSAMSTDLLGDDFDIHGGGADLKFPHHENEIAQSCGANPDSHFAKYWVHNGFLTISGEKMSKSLGNFTTVHDLLEKGIHGETIRLAFLMTKYNEPLDWNEKLLSDAKKTLDSWYRKLQDTPPTDVVPSQAFVDALRDDMNLPLAISHMHKAADGSHLKAMGDIIGVLQQDANTWFKGEASEGDAEIQTLIDARIAAKKAKDFAESDRIRTELDNRGIILEDKRDGTTDWRRS, via the coding sequence ATGACTCTTACTTTGCAAAACACACTCACGCGCACGCGCGAAAAATTCACCCCACTCAATAAAGATCGGGTAACGCTCTATGCTTGTGGCCCGACTGTTTATGACCGCCCGCATTTAGGCAATGCGCGCGCAGTTGTGGTTTATGATATTTTATTCCGCATCCTGCGCCTTATTTATGGTGAGAGTGATGTGGTCTATGCACGCAACATTACCGATGTTGATGATAAGATCATCACGGCGGCGAACGCGCGTGGCATTAGCATTAACGAGCTGACGACTGAAGTAACTGCTGCCTTCCATCATGATATTGGCGCACTGAATTGCATCGCCCCCACCCATGAGCCACGCGCGACCGACTATATCGCGCAGATGATTACAATGATCGAGACACTCATCGCAAACGAAGCGGCTTACGTATCAGAAGGTCATGTCTTATTCTCCGTTGAATCGGGGGCAGATTACGGCAAGCTATCGGGGCGGAAATTAGAAGATCTCGTGGCCGGCGCTCGGGTTGAAGTCGCTTCTTACAAACGTCATCCGGGTGATTTTGTTCTTTGGAAACCTGCGACAGATGAGGGGAGCAGTTTCGATAGCCCTTGGGGCAAAGGCCGCCCAGGCTGGCATATTGAATGTTCTGCCATGAGCACCGATTTGCTGGGTGACGATTTTGATATTCACGGCGGCGGCGCGGATCTAAAATTCCCGCATCACGAGAATGAAATCGCACAAAGCTGCGGCGCGAACCCTGACAGCCACTTCGCTAAATATTGGGTGCATAATGGTTTTCTCACCATTAGCGGTGAGAAAATGAGCAAATCGCTCGGCAATTTCACGACCGTGCATGATTTGTTAGAAAAAGGAATTCACGGCGAAACGATCCGCCTCGCCTTCCTCATGACCAAATATAACGAGCCGCTCGATTGGAATGAGAAGCTCCTATCGGACGCGAAGAAAACGCTGGATAGCTGGTATCGCAAGTTGCAGGACACTCCGCCAACCGACGTTGTGCCGTCACAAGCATTTGTCGATGCTTTGCGCGATGATATGAACCTACCGCTCGCCATTAGCCACATGCATAAAGCGGCCGATGGCTCGCATCTCAAGGCCATGGGCGATATCATTGGTGTGCTACAGCAAGATGCCAATACGTGGTTTAAAGGTGAAGCATCGGAGGGTGATGCTGAAATTCAAACACTCATCGACGCCCGTATCGCTGCGAAAAAGGCCAAAGATTTTGCCGAAAGTGATCGCATCCGCACAGAACTAGATAATCGTGGCATTATCCTAGAGGATAAGCGCGATGGTACCACCGACTGGCGACGTAGTTAG
- a CDS encoding RDD family protein, whose translation MEKMTPDTISAETLPSQDYKYGGFWIRFLAQIIDGILMLVIIMPILYMVYGSAYFTDAETMSHGVIDVILSYVFPIAATILFWLYRAGTPGKILLKLMIVNAKTGESISTGQAIGRYFAYILSAIPLGLGYIWAGFDKRKQSWHDKLAGTIVVYK comes from the coding sequence ATGGAAAAAATGACTCCCGACACAATAAGCGCTGAAACTCTACCTTCGCAAGATTATAAATACGGAGGTTTTTGGATTCGCTTTCTCGCACAGATCATTGATGGAATATTGATGCTCGTTATTATTATGCCAATTCTTTACATGGTATATGGCAGCGCCTATTTCACTGATGCGGAAACAATGTCGCATGGTGTCATTGATGTGATTTTATCTTATGTCTTCCCTATCGCAGCCACGATATTATTTTGGCTCTACCGCGCAGGAACCCCAGGAAAAATCCTACTAAAACTCATGATTGTGAATGCGAAAACGGGTGAGAGTATTTCTACGGGACAAGCAATCGGCCGGTATTTCGCCTATATTCTGTCAGCAATCCCCCTTGGTCTCGGCTATATCTGGGCTGGATTTGATAAGCGTAAACAAAGCTGGCATGATAAACTGGCTGGAACAATCGTAGTTTATAAGTAA
- the cimA gene encoding citramalate synthase → MSKKERVYLYDSTLRDGAQARGVDFSVSDKLAIAREMDSFGIDYIEGGWPGANPNDDTFFEKPPKLKHSTLTAFGMTRKKGCSASNDPGLSAVLNGHKGSVCLVGKSWDFQVEKALQVSLKENLSMIADSLSHAKSQKREVMFDAEHFFDGYKNNPDYAIKALTTAHEAGADWLVLCDTNGGTLPHEIGPIIRAIKGALPHAKLGIHCHNDTENAVANSLAAVEAGVRQIQGTLNGVGERCGNANLISIIPSLMLKMGYSTGVKPANLKKLTRLSRFLDERLNRPSNPHAAYVGEAAFAHKGGLHVSAMARDSRTYEHIAPDEVGNERIILVSDKAGRSNVVSRLNQMGLKKEAEHKDLAKLLVEIKNREMQGYAYDAADASFNLLARRMLGTVPEYFQVEGFRASDERRHNIKGELVNESEATMKLGIRSEHIMTAAEGNGPVNALDSALRKALGEHYPKAKDVTLTDYKVRILTPQDATKAVTRVMIESRDNKGNIWSTIGVSANVIDASFMALYDSIIYHLIKEKVKPL, encoded by the coding sequence ATGAGCAAAAAAGAACGAGTCTATTTATACGATTCCACGCTGCGCGATGGCGCGCAAGCACGTGGAGTGGATTTCTCTGTTTCCGACAAACTGGCCATCGCACGTGAAATGGATAGCTTTGGCATCGACTATATTGAAGGCGGCTGGCCGGGTGCAAATCCGAATGATGATACGTTCTTTGAAAAACCACCCAAGCTAAAGCACTCCACCCTCACCGCCTTTGGTATGACACGTAAAAAGGGATGCTCTGCATCGAATGACCCTGGACTATCTGCTGTACTTAACGGGCATAAAGGCAGTGTTTGCTTAGTCGGAAAAAGCTGGGATTTTCAAGTTGAAAAAGCGCTGCAAGTCTCCCTCAAAGAAAACTTGAGCATGATTGCTGATAGCCTATCTCACGCAAAATCACAAAAGCGTGAAGTGATGTTTGATGCGGAACATTTTTTCGATGGCTATAAAAATAACCCTGACTACGCGATCAAGGCACTCACCACAGCGCATGAGGCAGGAGCCGATTGGCTTGTACTGTGCGATACGAATGGTGGCACCCTGCCCCATGAAATCGGCCCAATTATCCGCGCGATCAAGGGAGCGCTGCCCCATGCAAAACTCGGCATTCACTGCCATAATGATACGGAAAATGCGGTCGCAAATTCGCTTGCTGCAGTTGAAGCGGGCGTTCGTCAAATTCAAGGGACGCTTAATGGCGTAGGCGAACGATGCGGCAACGCAAACCTGATCAGTATCATCCCGTCGCTCATGTTGAAGATGGGATATAGCACGGGTGTCAAGCCTGCCAACTTGAAGAAGCTGACCAGACTCTCGCGCTTTTTAGATGAACGTTTAAACCGCCCTAGCAACCCACATGCCGCTTATGTGGGCGAAGCAGCCTTCGCACATAAAGGCGGACTACATGTTTCGGCCATGGCACGTGATAGCCGTACGTATGAACATATTGCGCCGGATGAAGTAGGCAATGAACGCATCATTCTCGTTTCGGACAAAGCCGGACGCAGCAATGTGGTGAGTCGCCTAAATCAAATGGGGCTCAAAAAAGAAGCAGAACATAAAGACCTCGCCAAGCTGCTTGTCGAAATTAAAAACCGTGAGATGCAAGGCTATGCGTATGACGCAGCCGATGCTTCATTCAACTTGCTCGCCCGTCGTATGCTTGGCACTGTACCGGAATATTTTCAAGTTGAAGGTTTTCGCGCCAGCGATGAACGCCGCCATAACATAAAAGGCGAATTGGTGAATGAGTCTGAAGCGACCATGAAACTTGGTATCAGAAGTGAACATATTATGACTGCCGCCGAAGGGAACGGCCCAGTCAATGCACTCGATAGCGCACTACGCAAAGCACTCGGCGAGCATTATCCGAAAGCCAAAGATGTTACGCTAACAGACTATAAAGTGCGTATCCTCACCCCACAAGATGCGACCAAAGCAGTGACGCGTGTGATGATTGAAAGTCGTGATAATAAGGGAAATATTTGGAGTACAATTGGCGTATCCGCCAACGTGATCGATGCTTCATTCATGGCACTGTATGATTCGATCATCTACCACCTGATTAAAGAAAAAGTGAAGCCGCTTTAA
- a CDS encoding RNA methyltransferase: MNNNDLTLILVAPQMGENIGAVARAMGNFGASQLRIVNPRDGWPNAAAQTMAAHALPIIQQAEVFDSVAAAIADCTQVAAATARQRDMQKPHYTPKEWVAQPRTGKTALLFGRENNGLSNDEVTLANAIVSVPVHPDCPSINLAQSAAVLCYEWYQTEHQSLEHDVEPPASQQELHNFFNQLELKLDASNFWKLEAKKDKMWRNLRNLFIRAEPTQQEIQSLHGVVKSISKET, encoded by the coding sequence ATGAACAATAACGATTTAACCCTTATCCTTGTCGCGCCGCAAATGGGCGAAAACATTGGTGCGGTCGCACGTGCGATGGGCAATTTTGGCGCCTCCCAACTGCGCATTGTTAATCCACGTGATGGCTGGCCAAATGCTGCAGCGCAAACGATGGCAGCCCACGCATTACCGATTATTCAACAGGCAGAAGTGTTTGATTCCGTCGCAGCAGCGATTGCCGATTGCACGCAGGTCGCCGCAGCTACAGCGCGGCAGCGCGATATGCAGAAGCCGCATTATACGCCTAAAGAATGGGTAGCACAGCCACGAACCGGCAAAACCGCCCTGCTCTTTGGGCGTGAAAATAATGGGTTAAGTAATGATGAAGTGACGCTCGCCAATGCGATTGTGAGTGTGCCAGTGCATCCGGATTGTCCGTCTATCAATCTTGCGCAATCGGCTGCGGTACTATGTTATGAATGGTATCAAACGGAGCATCAATCGCTTGAACATGATGTGGAACCTCCTGCCTCACAGCAAGAGCTACATAATTTCTTCAACCAGTTAGAGCTAAAGCTGGATGCATCGAACTTTTGGAAACTAGAGGCGAAGAAAGACAAGATGTGGCGCAACTTACGCAATCTCTTCATTCGCGCAGAGCCGACTCAGCAAGAGATTCAGAGCTTACACGGCGTGGTTAAATCTATTTCAAAAGAAACATAA